CAGCGCCAGGTCAGTAGAGTTCGCAGCACCCTCCGACGCTACCGCCGTCCCCTTCGGGCCCCGCGCGCGGGTGGGAGGGGAGTGTTCAGCCTGCCGTGACCGGGCCGATGGTGAGCGGGTGGATGGTGGTGCCGGCGCAGTGGCTGGTCTTCCAGGGGAGGAAGATGGCGGCCTTCTCGTTCGGCGGGTAGATCCGCAGGCCCTGGGCCGGGGTGAGGTCGCACTGCTGCGGGGTGTAGCCGGTGCCGCCGTTGCTGTCGTGCAGGGTGGCCTGGGCCGTGCCGCCCGGCTTGAGGGTGACCAGCGAGACGCTGCCGGCCGCCCGCTGCGCGGGGTTGCCGGACTGGACGCCGTTGGCGGCCACGTACGAGACGCCGGGGTAGCCGTACAGGGTGCAGCCGGCGGAGGAGGTGTTGGTGAAGACCAGGGTGGAGTAGTACTGGCCCGCGCCCACGCTCGAATTGGTCTGCGCGACCGACAGCTCGCTGCTGGTGCAGGCGTTGCTGCTGCCGCCGGTGCCGGTGGTGCCGCCGGCACCGCTGCCGCCGCCGGTCTGCGAGGAGGAGCCGATCGGGGTGGTCGAACCGGAGCCCGAGCCCGAGCCCGAGCCGGAACCCGAGCCCGAGTTGGTGCTGGAGCCGGGGGCCGGTGCGGCGGTGCCGCCCGCCGCGGAGGACTGGTTGGCGGTCACGGAGCCGGTCGCCGAGCAGGCGGTGAGGCCGGTGGCGGCGAGGCCGAGCAGCAGGCCGGCGGTGGCGACGGAACGTATCCGCCGCGGGGTGTTGGTGGCACGCTTCATTTCAGGTCTCCCGCCGAGAGTGGTCTGCGCTGCCCGAACCGGGGCCCGCACTTCCAGAGTCCCGCGTCGGACCACCCGTGTCACCGGCTGTTACGCCGCTGTGGCAGAACCAGGGCCGCACCCGGAAGATGTGACGGGGTCGCGGAGCGCCCGGTTCCGATGGTGTGAGCTCGCCGCGAAGGGGCCCAATGGGCCTGCTGGACAGGGCGAAAGAGTTAACTCTCCAGGGTGCCGAAGGTACGATGAGCCCACAGAACCTGCGCTTGCTGGGGGGCGGCATGAAGCGGTTGCTGACGCGTGTGGTCACGGCTTTCGAACGGCTTCGAGGACGACCCGGACCTCTACCACGGCGCGTGGTCGGGGGCCGTCGGGGGTACTGGCCGGCCGACTCGGGCCTGGGTGACCAGGACACGTTCGTCGCCACCGTACGCTGAGCGGACCGATGCGAATCCCCCGTCCGGACTCCGGCCCGGACTTCGGCCGGCGGGGGCCGGGCAGGTAGGTGAGGAGACAGCGGCCGTGGCCGAGCGACGCATCCGCAGCACGGCGACGGCGAGCGCCCTCGCTCTCGCGCTGGCCCTCGCCCCGGTCCTGGCCGGCTGCTCCTCGAACGCGAGGCCGGGCCCGGGGCAGACCCCCGTCGTCGTCCCGGTCGTCCCCGTGGTTCCGGTCGACCCCACGGGCATCCCGGGCGCCTGGAAGACCACCCTCAACGACGGTCCGACCCAACTGGCCCGGTGGGGCGGCTGGTTCGGCGGCGGTGTGACCGGCCCGGTCAACACCAACGAGAACGTCTGCTACAGCTCCGACCATGTCGGGCTGACCCCGGCCACGCTCACCGGTCAGCGGAACCTGACGCTCACCCTCACCGGCGACCACAGCACCTGCAACGGCACCACCTACCCCTACACCGGTGCGCTGATCTCCTCCCGGGGGATCTTCCAGCAGACCTACGGCGCCTTCGAGGCCAAGGTCTACCTCCCGGCCGCGCCCGACGGCAGCATCGCCGACTGGCCCGCCGTCTGGTCCGATGGGATGAACGAGCCGCAGAACGGCGAGATCGACGCCATGGAGGGACTGCTCGGCGTGGCCTGCTACCACACCCACCCCCCGACCGACGGCCCCGGCGCGTGCGTGCCGCTCACGACCTTCAAGCCCGGTTGGAACATCGTCGGCTGGGTCTGGCAGCCGGGCTCGGTGACCTTCTACTACAACGGGGTCCAGGTGGGCCGGATCGACGGCCATGTCCCCAGCACGCCCGACTACCTGATACTGGACCTCACCAACGGGCCGGGCGTCGGCGGAAAGACGGTGGTCCCGGCCACGATGGAGGTCGCCTACGTCCGCGCCTGGACCAGCCTCGGCAGCAGCGGCGGCACCGGCGGGTAGCGGGGGAGCCCGCTGCCCGCCGGTGGCCGGCAGGGGTCAGCCGCCGACGTAGGCGGCCAGGTGCCGGCCGGTGAGGGTGGAACGGTCGGCGACCAGCTCGGCCGGGGTGCCCTCGAAGACGACCCGGCCGCCGTCGTGGCCGGCGCCGGGACCGAGATCGATGATCCAGTCGGCGTGCGCCATCACCGCCTGGTGGTGCTCGATCACGATCACCGACTTCCCGGAGTCGACCAGCCGGTCGAGCAGGCCGAGCAGCTGCTCGACGTCGGCCAGGTGGAGGCCGGTGGTCGGTTCGTCCAGGACGTAGACGCCGCCCTTCTCGGCCAGGTGCGTCGCCAGCTTGAGCCGCTGCCGCTCGCCGCCGGACAGCGTGGTGAGCGGCTGGCCGAGGGTGAGGTAGCCGAGCCCGACGTCGGCCAGCCGGGCCAGGATCGCGTGCGCGGCCGGGGTGCGCGCCTCGCCGGCGCCGAAGAACTCCTCGGCCTCGGCCACCGACATCGCCAGCACCTCGCTGATGTCGCGGCCGCCGAGGTGGTAGTCCAGCACCGACGCCTGGAACCGCTTGCCCTCGCACTCCTCGCAGACGGTGGCGACGCCGGCCATCAGCGCCAGGTCGGTGTAGATGACCCCGGCCCCGTTGCAGTTGGGGCAGGCGCCCTCGGAGTTGGCGCTGAACAGGGCCGGCTTCACCCCGTTGGTCTTCGCGAACGCCTTGCGGATCGGGTCGAGCAGCCCGGTGTAGGTGGCCGGGTTGCTGCGCCGCGAGCCCTTGATCGCGCCCTGCCCGATCGCCACCACGCCGGAGCCCGCGCCGCCGGAGCCGGAGCCCGCGCCGCCGGAGTCCGTGCCCTCGGTCCCCGCGTCGTCGGTCCCGGCGCCGTTGACCAGCGAGCCGTGCACCAGCGAGGTCTTGCCGGAGCCCGCGACGCCGGTGACCACGACGAGCACCCCGAGCGGGACGTCCACGTCCACGTCGCGCAGGTTGTGCG
The Streptacidiphilus albus JL83 genome window above contains:
- a CDS encoding DUF4232 domain-containing protein gives rise to the protein MKRATNTPRRIRSVATAGLLLGLAATGLTACSATGSVTANQSSAAGGTAAPAPGSSTNSGSGSGSGSGSGSGSTTPIGSSSQTGGGSGAGGTTGTGGSSNACTSSELSVAQTNSSVGAGQYYSTLVFTNTSSAGCTLYGYPGVSYVAANGVQSGNPAQRAAGSVSLVTLKPGGTAQATLHDSNGGTGYTPQQCDLTPAQGLRIYPPNEKAAIFLPWKTSHCAGTTIHPLTIGPVTAG
- a CDS encoding glycoside hydrolase family 16 protein, encoding MAERRIRSTATASALALALALAPVLAGCSSNARPGPGQTPVVVPVVPVVPVDPTGIPGAWKTTLNDGPTQLARWGGWFGGGVTGPVNTNENVCYSSDHVGLTPATLTGQRNLTLTLTGDHSTCNGTTYPYTGALISSRGIFQQTYGAFEAKVYLPAAPDGSIADWPAVWSDGMNEPQNGEIDAMEGLLGVACYHTHPPTDGPGACVPLTTFKPGWNIVGWVWQPGSVTFYYNGVQVGRIDGHVPSTPDYLILDLTNGPGVGGKTVVPATMEVAYVRAWTSLGSSGGTGG